In the genome of Drosophila subpulchrella strain 33 F10 #4 breed RU33 chromosome 2L, RU_Dsub_v1.1 Primary Assembly, whole genome shotgun sequence, one region contains:
- the LOC119548589 gene encoding electroneutral sodium bicarbonate exchanger 1 isoform X9, with protein MPQQAQLKHIHGHGRLPRVIATDSSRPWTMNSSSGDDEAPKDPRTGGEDFTQQFTENDFEVTPPAQRVQFILGEDVDDGTHVSHPLFSEMGMLVKEGDEIEWKETARWIKFEEDVEEGGNRWSKPHVATLSLHSLFELRRLLVNGSVMLDMEAHNLEVMADLVCDHMVSAGTLPPGVKDKVKDALLRRHRHQHEYAKKTRLPIIRSLADMRNHSSSKNLGKSTPLHSLHGSAGGLEPTGNSQTPLYVSSKDQRGCYLAVPTVEEHSGNTLGATTPISLTASEPGPPGSNGNPSLSTAASGMGRFLTVPSGKPSNRTLEDMVKSPSNQSMARPGSGSELSEQQHKGNTHFMRKIPPGAEASNILVGEVDFLERTLSCFIRLSQAVVLGDLTEVPVPTRFVFILLGPPGSQSNFHEIGRAMATLMSDEIFHEVAYRARKRDHLLSGVDEFLDAVTVLPPGEWDPTIRIEPPAAIPSQEVRKRPPELPKEEVDEEEEEARLREENGLSRTGRLFGGLINDIKRKAPWYLSDYKDSLSMQCVASWIFLYFACLSPIITFGGLLAEATGKHMAAMESLVSGFVCGMGYGFFSGQPLTILGSTGPVLVFESIIYEFCLKMGWEYMTFRFWIGMWVAGICIVLTAIDASALVCYITRFTEENFATLIAFIFIYKAIENVMVIGKNFPVNQGIYDCVCTPPIGSNASVIEYAKYNWDYCESYNGTLVGGDCGSPPTENVFLMSVVLCAGTFLISTVLKEFKNALFFPSIVRQYISDFSVLIAIFAMSFFDYSLGVPTQKLEVPNELKPTLSTRGWLIPPFSEKNPWWSPIIAVFPALLGTILIFMDQQITAVIVNRKENKLKKGCGYHLDLFILSILIAICSVMGLPWFVAATVLSINHVNSLKLESECSAPGEKPQFLGVREQRVTHILIFLTIGGSVLLTPLLRHIPMPVLFGVFLYMGVASLKGLQFFDRILIMFMPAKYQPDYMFLRQVPIKRVHLFTIIQLACLIILWLIKSFSQTSILFPLMLVVMIGIRKALDLVFTRRELKILDDIMPEMTKRAAADDLHKLDAEDNHHQHHPSSGTGANYNADKSGPTTIHIPLSGNKPGNNGPTLNIPQEAVNRTTVWQQINKDGNGISEQLIIPVTLKVRQINGNHAPPSAALSPRLSPMHEADEYSEAPTNSPGHPTGTQQQPQQQQHHQQQQQQISNCKEAAAKLEGSSLANSQISPANITPV; from the exons TGACTCCTCCGGCCCAGCGCGTTCAGTTCATACTCGGCGAAGATGTGGACGACGGCACACATGTATCGCACCCCCTGTTTTCCGAAATGGGGATGCTGGTGAAGGAGGGCGACGAGATCGAGTGGAAGGAGACGGCTCGATGGATCAAATTCGAAGAGGATGTGGAGGAGGGTGGCAATCGGTGGTCGAAGCCCCACGTGGCCACCCTCTCCCTTCACTCCCTCTTCGAGCTGCGTCGCCTGCTGGTCAACGGAAGTGTGATGCTGGACATGGAGGCCCACAATCTGGAGGTGATGGCCGATCTGGTCTGCGATCACATGGTCAGTGCAGGAACCCTGCCACCCGGGGTCAAGGATAAGGTCAAGGATGCCCTCCTGCGACGTCATCGTCATCAGCACGAGTATGCCAAAAAGACGCGACTGCCCATTATACGATCCCTGGCCGATATGCGCAATCATTCGTCATCGAAAA ACCTGGGCAAGAGCACTCCACTGCACTCACTGCATGGCTCGGCAGGTGGCCTGGAACCGACTGGAAATTCCCAGACACCCCTCTATGTGTCGAGTAAGGATCAGCGTGGTTGTTATCTCGCTGTTCCCACAG TTGAAGAGCACTCTGGCAACACATTGGGGGCCACAACTCCGATTTCCCTAACGGCCAGCGAACCGGGACCGCCCGGATCcaatggaaacccaagtcTTAGCACCGCTGCCAGCGGCATGGGTCGCTTCCTAACGGTGCCCAGTGGAAAACCCAGCAACAGAACGCTCG AGGACATGGTCAAGAGCCCGAGCAACCAGTCGATGGCCCGGCCAGGAAGTGGATCCGAGCTCAGCGAGCAGCAGCACAAGGGCAACACCCACTTCATGAGAAAGATCCCACCGGGCGCCGAGGCCAGCAACATCCTCGTGGGCGAGGTGGACTTCCTGGAGCGCACCCTATCCTGCTTCATCCGCCTGAGCCAGGCGGTGGTCCTGGGCGATCTCACCGAGGTGCCCGTACCCACAAG ATTCGTCTTTATCCTGCTTGGTCCGCCCGGCAGTCAGAGCAACTTCCATGAGATCGGCCGGGCAATGGCCACCCTGATGTCCGACGAGATCTTCCACGAGGTAGCGTACCGAGCTCGCAAGCGGGATCACCTGCTGTCCGGAGTGGACGAGTTCCTTGATGCAGTTACCGTGCTGCCGCCGGGCGAATGGGATCCCACCATTCGGATTGAGCCACCGGCGGCCATTCCCTCCCAGGAAGTGCGCAAGCGTCCCCCAGAGTTGCCCAAGGAGGAGgtggacgaggaggaggaggaggcgcgCCTGAGGGAGGAGAACGGTCTGTCCCGGACGGGCCGACTCTTTGGAGGCCTCATCAACGACATCAAGAGGAAGGCACCCTGGTACCTTAGTGACTACAAGGACTCCCTGTCCATGCAGTGTGTGGCCTCCTGGATCTTCCTGTACTTCGCCTGCCTGTCCCCGATCATTACGTTCGGCGGTCTGCTGGCGGAGGCCACTGGCAAGCACATGGCTGCCATGGAGTCCCTGGTGTCCGGGTTCGTTTGTGGCATGGGCTATGGCTTCTTTTCGGGTCAGCCGCTGACAATTCTCGGGTCCACCGGTCCAGTCCTGGTCTTCGAGTCAATTATCTACGAGTTCTGTCTGAAGATGGGCTGGGAATATATGACCTTCCGGTTCTGGATCGGCATGTGGGTCGCCGGCATTTGTATCGTTCTGACCGCGATTGATGCCAGTGCCCTCGTCTGCTACATCACCCGTTTCACCGAGGAGAATTTCGCCACCCTGATCGCGTTCATCTTTATCTACAAGGCCATTGAGAATGTGATGGTTATCGGTAAGAACTTTCCGGTCAATCAGGGGATATACGACTGTGTCTGTACACCGCCAATCGGGAGCAATGCCAGTGTGATCGAGTATGCCAAGTACAATTGGGACTATTGTGAG TCCTACAATGGCACCTTGGTTGGTGGAGACTGCGGCAGCCCGCCCACCGAAAACGTTTTCCTTATGTCGGTGGTTCTCTGCGCCGGCACCTTCCTCATTTCCACCGTTTTGAAGGAGTTCAAGAACGCCCTTTTCTTCCCCTCGATCGTTCGCCAGTACATTAGCGATTTCTCCGTGCTGATCGCGATTTTCGCCATGAGTTTCTTTGACTATTCGCTGGGTGTGCCCACCCAGAAACTGGAGGTCCCCAACGAGTTGAAGCCCACACTTAGCACCAGGGGTTGGCTCATACCGCCATTCTCCGAGAAGAACCCCTGGTGGTCGCCGATAATTGCCGTCTTTCCCGCCCTGCTCGGAACCATCCTGATCTTCATGGACCAACAGATCACGGCCGTAATTGTGAATCGCAAAGAGAACAAACTGAAGAAGGGCTGTGGCTACCATCTGGATCTGTTCATCCTCTCGATTCTGATCGCCATTTGCAGCGTGATGGGTCTACCTTG GTTCGTGGCTGCCACCGTGCTGAGCATCAACCACGTGAACTCGCTGAAACTGGAATCGGAGTGCTCGGCCCCTGGCGAGAAGCCACAGTTCCTGGGAGTGCGCGAGCAGCGGGTGACCCACATTCTGATCTTCCTGACCATCGGCGGCTCCGTGCTGCTGACCCCGCTGCTCCGTCACATTCCCATGCCAGTTCTGTTCGGCGTCTTTCTTTATATGGGCGTGGCCTCGCTCAAGGGTCTGCAGTTCTTCGATCGCATACTTATCATGTTCATGCCGGCCAAGTACCAGCCGGACTATATGTTTCTGCGCCAG GTTCCCATCAAACGCGTCCACTTGTTCACCATTATTCAGCTGGCCTGTCTCATTATTCTGTGGCTGATCAAGTCCTTCTCGCAGACCTCGATCCTGTTTCCCCTGATGCTGGTGGTGATGATTGGTATACGAAAGGCCCTGGATCTGGTATTCACTCGTCGCGAGCTGAAGATTCTGGACGACATAATGCCGGAGATGACGAAGCGGGCGGCGGCAGATGACCTGCACAAACTGGACGCTGAG GACAATCACCATCAGCATCATCCGAGTTCCGGTACCGGGGCCAACTACAATGCCGATAAGTCGGGTCCCACCACCATTCACATACCCCTATCGGGGAACAAGCCCGGAAACAATGGACCCACACTGAACATTCCCCAGGAGGCTGTCAATCGCACCACAGTCTGGCAGCAGATAAACAAGGATGGCAATGGGATCTCGGAGCAACTGATCATTCCGGTCACCCTCAAAGTCCGTCAGATCAATGGCAACCA TGCCCCCCCGAGTGCCGCCCTCTCGCCACGCCTCTCGCCCATGCACGAGGCGGATGAGTACAGTGAGGCCCCGACAAACAGTCCGGGGCATCCCACGGGAActcagcagcagccgcagcagcagcagcatcatcagcaacagcaacagcagatcAGCAATTGCAAGGAGGCGGCTGCCAAACTCGAAGGATCCTCCTTGGCCAACAGCCAGATCAGTCCGGCCAACATAACACCCGTCTAA
- the LOC119548589 gene encoding sodium bicarbonate cotransporter 3 isoform X22: MAKNNEYIELPWTMNSSSGDDEAPKDPRTGGEDFTQQFTENDFEVTPPAQRVQFILGEDVDDGTHVSHPLFSEMGMLVKEGDEIEWKETARWIKFEEDVEEGGNRWSKPHVATLSLHSLFELRRLLVNGSVMLDMEAHNLEVMADLVCDHMVSAGTLPPGVKDKVKDALLRRHRHQHEYAKKTRLPIIRSLADMRNHSSSKKKKSNSKHSRPAQNLPSITEDMVKSPSNQSMARPGSGSELSEQQHKGNTHFMRKIPPGAEASNILVGEVDFLERTLSCFIRLSQAVVLGDLTEVPVPTRFVFILLGPPGSQSNFHEIGRAMATLMSDEIFHEVAYRARKRDHLLSGVDEFLDAVTVLPPGEWDPTIRIEPPAAIPSQEVRKRPPELPKEEVDEEEEEARLREENGLSRTGRLFGGLINDIKRKAPWYLSDYKDSLSMQCVASWIFLYFACLSPIITFGGLLAEATGKHMAAMESLVSGFVCGMGYGFFSGQPLTILGSTGPVLVFESIIYEFCLKMGWEYMTFRFWIGMWVAGICIVLTAIDASALVCYITRFTEENFATLIAFIFIYKAIENVMVIGKNFPVNQGIYDCVCTPPIGSNASVIEYAKYNWDYCESYNGTLVGGDCGSPPTENVFLMSVVLCAGTFLISTVLKEFKNALFFPSIVRQYISDFSVLIAIFAMSFFDYSLGVPTQKLEVPNELKPTLSTRGWLIPPFSEKNPWWSPIIAVFPALLGTILIFMDQQITAVIVNRKENKLKKGCGYHLDLFILSILIAICSVMGLPWFVAATVLSINHVNSLKLESECSAPGEKPQFLGVREQRVTHILIFLTIGGSVLLTPLLRHIPMPVLFGVFLYMGVASLKGLQFFDRILIMFMPAKYQPDYMFLRQVPIKRVHLFTIIQLACLIILWLIKSFSQTSILFPLMLVVMIGIRKALDLVFTRRELKILDDIMPEMTKRAAADDLHKLDAEVGLLARIFPWGKGSRGRVVTKPPGLDGGLAGSGGAGSAGGAVLISCSTSNANEKEFEAQSSLLKK; encoded by the exons TGACTCCTCCGGCCCAGCGCGTTCAGTTCATACTCGGCGAAGATGTGGACGACGGCACACATGTATCGCACCCCCTGTTTTCCGAAATGGGGATGCTGGTGAAGGAGGGCGACGAGATCGAGTGGAAGGAGACGGCTCGATGGATCAAATTCGAAGAGGATGTGGAGGAGGGTGGCAATCGGTGGTCGAAGCCCCACGTGGCCACCCTCTCCCTTCACTCCCTCTTCGAGCTGCGTCGCCTGCTGGTCAACGGAAGTGTGATGCTGGACATGGAGGCCCACAATCTGGAGGTGATGGCCGATCTGGTCTGCGATCACATGGTCAGTGCAGGAACCCTGCCACCCGGGGTCAAGGATAAGGTCAAGGATGCCCTCCTGCGACGTCATCGTCATCAGCACGAGTATGCCAAAAAGACGCGACTGCCCATTATACGATCCCTGGCCGATATGCGCAATCATTCGTCATCGAAAA AGAAAAAATCTAATTCTAAACACTCGCGGCCCGCACAAAACCTGCCGTCGATCACAGAGGACATGGTCAAGAGCCCGAGCAACCAGTCGATGGCCCGGCCAGGAAGTGGATCCGAGCTCAGCGAGCAGCAGCACAAGGGCAACACCCACTTCATGAGAAAGATCCCACCGGGCGCCGAGGCCAGCAACATCCTCGTGGGCGAGGTGGACTTCCTGGAGCGCACCCTATCCTGCTTCATCCGCCTGAGCCAGGCGGTGGTCCTGGGCGATCTCACCGAGGTGCCCGTACCCACAAG ATTCGTCTTTATCCTGCTTGGTCCGCCCGGCAGTCAGAGCAACTTCCATGAGATCGGCCGGGCAATGGCCACCCTGATGTCCGACGAGATCTTCCACGAGGTAGCGTACCGAGCTCGCAAGCGGGATCACCTGCTGTCCGGAGTGGACGAGTTCCTTGATGCAGTTACCGTGCTGCCGCCGGGCGAATGGGATCCCACCATTCGGATTGAGCCACCGGCGGCCATTCCCTCCCAGGAAGTGCGCAAGCGTCCCCCAGAGTTGCCCAAGGAGGAGgtggacgaggaggaggaggaggcgcgCCTGAGGGAGGAGAACGGTCTGTCCCGGACGGGCCGACTCTTTGGAGGCCTCATCAACGACATCAAGAGGAAGGCACCCTGGTACCTTAGTGACTACAAGGACTCCCTGTCCATGCAGTGTGTGGCCTCCTGGATCTTCCTGTACTTCGCCTGCCTGTCCCCGATCATTACGTTCGGCGGTCTGCTGGCGGAGGCCACTGGCAAGCACATGGCTGCCATGGAGTCCCTGGTGTCCGGGTTCGTTTGTGGCATGGGCTATGGCTTCTTTTCGGGTCAGCCGCTGACAATTCTCGGGTCCACCGGTCCAGTCCTGGTCTTCGAGTCAATTATCTACGAGTTCTGTCTGAAGATGGGCTGGGAATATATGACCTTCCGGTTCTGGATCGGCATGTGGGTCGCCGGCATTTGTATCGTTCTGACCGCGATTGATGCCAGTGCCCTCGTCTGCTACATCACCCGTTTCACCGAGGAGAATTTCGCCACCCTGATCGCGTTCATCTTTATCTACAAGGCCATTGAGAATGTGATGGTTATCGGTAAGAACTTTCCGGTCAATCAGGGGATATACGACTGTGTCTGTACACCGCCAATCGGGAGCAATGCCAGTGTGATCGAGTATGCCAAGTACAATTGGGACTATTGTGAG TCCTACAATGGCACCTTGGTTGGTGGAGACTGCGGCAGCCCGCCCACCGAAAACGTTTTCCTTATGTCGGTGGTTCTCTGCGCCGGCACCTTCCTCATTTCCACCGTTTTGAAGGAGTTCAAGAACGCCCTTTTCTTCCCCTCGATCGTTCGCCAGTACATTAGCGATTTCTCCGTGCTGATCGCGATTTTCGCCATGAGTTTCTTTGACTATTCGCTGGGTGTGCCCACCCAGAAACTGGAGGTCCCCAACGAGTTGAAGCCCACACTTAGCACCAGGGGTTGGCTCATACCGCCATTCTCCGAGAAGAACCCCTGGTGGTCGCCGATAATTGCCGTCTTTCCCGCCCTGCTCGGAACCATCCTGATCTTCATGGACCAACAGATCACGGCCGTAATTGTGAATCGCAAAGAGAACAAACTGAAGAAGGGCTGTGGCTACCATCTGGATCTGTTCATCCTCTCGATTCTGATCGCCATTTGCAGCGTGATGGGTCTACCTTG GTTCGTGGCTGCCACCGTGCTGAGCATCAACCACGTGAACTCGCTGAAACTGGAATCGGAGTGCTCGGCCCCTGGCGAGAAGCCACAGTTCCTGGGAGTGCGCGAGCAGCGGGTGACCCACATTCTGATCTTCCTGACCATCGGCGGCTCCGTGCTGCTGACCCCGCTGCTCCGTCACATTCCCATGCCAGTTCTGTTCGGCGTCTTTCTTTATATGGGCGTGGCCTCGCTCAAGGGTCTGCAGTTCTTCGATCGCATACTTATCATGTTCATGCCGGCCAAGTACCAGCCGGACTATATGTTTCTGCGCCAG GTTCCCATCAAACGCGTCCACTTGTTCACCATTATTCAGCTGGCCTGTCTCATTATTCTGTGGCTGATCAAGTCCTTCTCGCAGACCTCGATCCTGTTTCCCCTGATGCTGGTGGTGATGATTGGTATACGAAAGGCCCTGGATCTGGTATTCACTCGTCGCGAGCTGAAGATTCTGGACGACATAATGCCGGAGATGACGAAGCGGGCGGCGGCAGATGACCTGCACAAACTGGACGCTGAGGTGGGCTTATTGGCGCGAATCTTCCCCTGGGGAAAAGGTAGTCGTGGCCGGGTGGTGACCAAGCCGCCGGGCCTCGATGGTGGCCTCGCTGGGTCTGGTGGTGCGGGCAGTGCCGGTGGCGCTGTCCTCATCAGCTGCTCCACCTCAAATGCAAATGAGAAGGAGTTCGAGGCACAGAGCAGTCTGCTCAAAAAGTAG
- the LOC119548589 gene encoding electroneutral sodium bicarbonate exchanger 1 isoform X11 encodes MAKNNEYIELPWTMNSSSGDDEAPKDPRTGGEDFTQQFTENDFEVTPPAQRVQFILGEDVDDGTHVSHPLFSEMGMLVKEGDEIEWKETARWIKFEEDVEEGGNRWSKPHVATLSLHSLFELRRLLVNGSVMLDMEAHNLEVMADLVCDHMVSAGTLPPGVKDKVKDALLRRHRHQHEYAKKTRLPIIRSLADMRNHSSSKNLGKSTPLHSLHGSAGGLEPTGNSQTPLYVSSKDQRGCYLAVPTVEEHSGNTLGATTPISLTASEPGPPGSNGNPSLSTAASGMGRFLTVPSGKPSNRTLEDMVKSPSNQSMARPGSGSELSEQQHKGNTHFMRKIPPGAEASNILVGEVDFLERTLSCFIRLSQAVVLGDLTEVPVPTRFVFILLGPPGSQSNFHEIGRAMATLMSDEIFHEVAYRARKRDHLLSGVDEFLDAVTVLPPGEWDPTIRIEPPAAIPSQEVRKRPPELPKEEVDEEEEEARLREENGLSRTGRLFGGLINDIKRKAPWYLSDYKDSLSMQCVASWIFLYFACLSPIITFGGLLAEATGKHMAAMESLVSGFVCGMGYGFFSGQPLTILGSTGPVLVFESIIYEFCLKMGWEYMTFRFWIGMWVAGICIVLTAIDASALVCYITRFTEENFATLIAFIFIYKAIENVMVIGKNFPVNQGIYDCVCTPPIGSNASVIEYAKYNWDYCESYNGTLVGGDCGSPPTENVFLMSVVLCAGTFLISTVLKEFKNALFFPSIVRQYISDFSVLIAIFAMSFFDYSLGVPTQKLEVPNELKPTLSTRGWLIPPFSEKNPWWSPIIAVFPALLGTILIFMDQQITAVIVNRKENKLKKGCGYHLDLFILSILIAICSVMGLPWFVAATVLSINHVNSLKLESECSAPGEKPQFLGVREQRVTHILIFLTIGGSVLLTPLLRHIPMPVLFGVFLYMGVASLKGLQFFDRILIMFMPAKYQPDYMFLRQVPIKRVHLFTIIQLACLIILWLIKSFSQTSILFPLMLVVMIGIRKALDLVFTRRELKILDDIMPEMTKRAAADDLHKLDAEDNHHQHHPSSGTGANYNADKSGPTTIHIPLSGNKPGNNGPTLNIPQEAVNRTTVWQQINKDGNGISEQLIIPVTLKVRQINGNHAPPSAALSPRLSPMHEADEYSEAPTNSPGHPTGTQQQPQQQQHHQQQQQQISNCKEAAAKLEGSSLANSQISPANITPV; translated from the exons TGACTCCTCCGGCCCAGCGCGTTCAGTTCATACTCGGCGAAGATGTGGACGACGGCACACATGTATCGCACCCCCTGTTTTCCGAAATGGGGATGCTGGTGAAGGAGGGCGACGAGATCGAGTGGAAGGAGACGGCTCGATGGATCAAATTCGAAGAGGATGTGGAGGAGGGTGGCAATCGGTGGTCGAAGCCCCACGTGGCCACCCTCTCCCTTCACTCCCTCTTCGAGCTGCGTCGCCTGCTGGTCAACGGAAGTGTGATGCTGGACATGGAGGCCCACAATCTGGAGGTGATGGCCGATCTGGTCTGCGATCACATGGTCAGTGCAGGAACCCTGCCACCCGGGGTCAAGGATAAGGTCAAGGATGCCCTCCTGCGACGTCATCGTCATCAGCACGAGTATGCCAAAAAGACGCGACTGCCCATTATACGATCCCTGGCCGATATGCGCAATCATTCGTCATCGAAAA ACCTGGGCAAGAGCACTCCACTGCACTCACTGCATGGCTCGGCAGGTGGCCTGGAACCGACTGGAAATTCCCAGACACCCCTCTATGTGTCGAGTAAGGATCAGCGTGGTTGTTATCTCGCTGTTCCCACAG TTGAAGAGCACTCTGGCAACACATTGGGGGCCACAACTCCGATTTCCCTAACGGCCAGCGAACCGGGACCGCCCGGATCcaatggaaacccaagtcTTAGCACCGCTGCCAGCGGCATGGGTCGCTTCCTAACGGTGCCCAGTGGAAAACCCAGCAACAGAACGCTCG AGGACATGGTCAAGAGCCCGAGCAACCAGTCGATGGCCCGGCCAGGAAGTGGATCCGAGCTCAGCGAGCAGCAGCACAAGGGCAACACCCACTTCATGAGAAAGATCCCACCGGGCGCCGAGGCCAGCAACATCCTCGTGGGCGAGGTGGACTTCCTGGAGCGCACCCTATCCTGCTTCATCCGCCTGAGCCAGGCGGTGGTCCTGGGCGATCTCACCGAGGTGCCCGTACCCACAAG ATTCGTCTTTATCCTGCTTGGTCCGCCCGGCAGTCAGAGCAACTTCCATGAGATCGGCCGGGCAATGGCCACCCTGATGTCCGACGAGATCTTCCACGAGGTAGCGTACCGAGCTCGCAAGCGGGATCACCTGCTGTCCGGAGTGGACGAGTTCCTTGATGCAGTTACCGTGCTGCCGCCGGGCGAATGGGATCCCACCATTCGGATTGAGCCACCGGCGGCCATTCCCTCCCAGGAAGTGCGCAAGCGTCCCCCAGAGTTGCCCAAGGAGGAGgtggacgaggaggaggaggaggcgcgCCTGAGGGAGGAGAACGGTCTGTCCCGGACGGGCCGACTCTTTGGAGGCCTCATCAACGACATCAAGAGGAAGGCACCCTGGTACCTTAGTGACTACAAGGACTCCCTGTCCATGCAGTGTGTGGCCTCCTGGATCTTCCTGTACTTCGCCTGCCTGTCCCCGATCATTACGTTCGGCGGTCTGCTGGCGGAGGCCACTGGCAAGCACATGGCTGCCATGGAGTCCCTGGTGTCCGGGTTCGTTTGTGGCATGGGCTATGGCTTCTTTTCGGGTCAGCCGCTGACAATTCTCGGGTCCACCGGTCCAGTCCTGGTCTTCGAGTCAATTATCTACGAGTTCTGTCTGAAGATGGGCTGGGAATATATGACCTTCCGGTTCTGGATCGGCATGTGGGTCGCCGGCATTTGTATCGTTCTGACCGCGATTGATGCCAGTGCCCTCGTCTGCTACATCACCCGTTTCACCGAGGAGAATTTCGCCACCCTGATCGCGTTCATCTTTATCTACAAGGCCATTGAGAATGTGATGGTTATCGGTAAGAACTTTCCGGTCAATCAGGGGATATACGACTGTGTCTGTACACCGCCAATCGGGAGCAATGCCAGTGTGATCGAGTATGCCAAGTACAATTGGGACTATTGTGAG TCCTACAATGGCACCTTGGTTGGTGGAGACTGCGGCAGCCCGCCCACCGAAAACGTTTTCCTTATGTCGGTGGTTCTCTGCGCCGGCACCTTCCTCATTTCCACCGTTTTGAAGGAGTTCAAGAACGCCCTTTTCTTCCCCTCGATCGTTCGCCAGTACATTAGCGATTTCTCCGTGCTGATCGCGATTTTCGCCATGAGTTTCTTTGACTATTCGCTGGGTGTGCCCACCCAGAAACTGGAGGTCCCCAACGAGTTGAAGCCCACACTTAGCACCAGGGGTTGGCTCATACCGCCATTCTCCGAGAAGAACCCCTGGTGGTCGCCGATAATTGCCGTCTTTCCCGCCCTGCTCGGAACCATCCTGATCTTCATGGACCAACAGATCACGGCCGTAATTGTGAATCGCAAAGAGAACAAACTGAAGAAGGGCTGTGGCTACCATCTGGATCTGTTCATCCTCTCGATTCTGATCGCCATTTGCAGCGTGATGGGTCTACCTTG GTTCGTGGCTGCCACCGTGCTGAGCATCAACCACGTGAACTCGCTGAAACTGGAATCGGAGTGCTCGGCCCCTGGCGAGAAGCCACAGTTCCTGGGAGTGCGCGAGCAGCGGGTGACCCACATTCTGATCTTCCTGACCATCGGCGGCTCCGTGCTGCTGACCCCGCTGCTCCGTCACATTCCCATGCCAGTTCTGTTCGGCGTCTTTCTTTATATGGGCGTGGCCTCGCTCAAGGGTCTGCAGTTCTTCGATCGCATACTTATCATGTTCATGCCGGCCAAGTACCAGCCGGACTATATGTTTCTGCGCCAG GTTCCCATCAAACGCGTCCACTTGTTCACCATTATTCAGCTGGCCTGTCTCATTATTCTGTGGCTGATCAAGTCCTTCTCGCAGACCTCGATCCTGTTTCCCCTGATGCTGGTGGTGATGATTGGTATACGAAAGGCCCTGGATCTGGTATTCACTCGTCGCGAGCTGAAGATTCTGGACGACATAATGCCGGAGATGACGAAGCGGGCGGCGGCAGATGACCTGCACAAACTGGACGCTGAG GACAATCACCATCAGCATCATCCGAGTTCCGGTACCGGGGCCAACTACAATGCCGATAAGTCGGGTCCCACCACCATTCACATACCCCTATCGGGGAACAAGCCCGGAAACAATGGACCCACACTGAACATTCCCCAGGAGGCTGTCAATCGCACCACAGTCTGGCAGCAGATAAACAAGGATGGCAATGGGATCTCGGAGCAACTGATCATTCCGGTCACCCTCAAAGTCCGTCAGATCAATGGCAACCA TGCCCCCCCGAGTGCCGCCCTCTCGCCACGCCTCTCGCCCATGCACGAGGCGGATGAGTACAGTGAGGCCCCGACAAACAGTCCGGGGCATCCCACGGGAActcagcagcagccgcagcagcagcagcatcatcagcaacagcaacagcagatcAGCAATTGCAAGGAGGCGGCTGCCAAACTCGAAGGATCCTCCTTGGCCAACAGCCAGATCAGTCCGGCCAACATAACACCCGTCTAA